A stretch of Oncorhynchus mykiss isolate Arlee chromosome 26, USDA_OmykA_1.1, whole genome shotgun sequence DNA encodes these proteins:
- the LOC110526713 gene encoding LRP chaperone MESD, translating to MAADFRWGCAVLLLCTYLICILATDGQNNKPKKKKDIRDYNDADMARLLEEWEKDDDIEEGDLPEHRRSPPPIDFSKVDASKPEELLKMSKKGKTLMVFATVEGEPTEKETEEVTSLWQSSLFNANFDIQRFVVGSNRVIFMLRDGSFAWEVKDFLVAQERCAEVTVEGQVFPGKAAKKDDSAKQQNTKKKGKKKSEGKKPDLDGNRASKDKVEL from the exons ATGGCGGCGGACTTCAGGTGGGGATGTGCTGTGCTTTTGCTCTGTACGTATTTGATATGTATTTTAGCAACGGACGGTCAAAATAACAAGCCCAAGAAGAAGAAAGATATCCGGGATTACAATGATGCTGATATGGCACGGCTTTTGGAAGAATGGGAG AAAGACGATGACATTGAAGAGGGCGACCTCCCTGAGCACAGACGGTCCCCCCCGCCTATCGACTTTTCCAAGGTGGATGCTTCCAAGCCTGAGGAGCTGCTGAAGATGTCGAAGAAGGGAAAAACTCTGATGGTGTTTGCCACGGTGGAGGGAGAGCCTACGGAGAAGGAAACTGAGGAGGTGACCAGTCTGTGGCAGAGCAGCCTCTTCAATGCCAATTTTGACATTCAGAG GTTCGTGGTGGGCTCCAACCGGGTCATCTTCATGCTGCGAGATGGCAGCTTCGCGTGGGAGGTCAAGGACTTCCTGGTGGCCCAGGAGCGCTGCGCCGAGGTCACCGTGGAAGGCCAGGTGTTCCCCGGGAAGGCCGCCAAGAAAGATGACAGCGCCAAGCAGCAGAACACCAAAAAGAAGGGCAAGAAGAAGTCGGAGGGCAAGAAACCCGACCTGGACGGCAACAGAGCGAGTAAAGACAAGGTTGAACTGTGA
- the LOC110526712 gene encoding talin rod domain-containing protein 1, protein MASSGSGRSASEGSSSTQSSSLQQRKKLSSICDTCKGKMQLVADLLLLCSETRPVVTADGVAVAETFEQCRDTVIARTKELSILTHDIQSQLNMGRFVEVGDRLLEMGDLVVSLTECSAHAAYLAVVETSGSQPCLPGLVDRYKVTRCRHEVEQSCGILRVTPLPDLTPQLLLELSQNISCNLKTLTDASGLASERSKDRFAKEQFKLSVKSISTSGTALLACVREVKTQPSELTRNRCVLFSAALVQAVNALVGFATEPQFLGRAASVSPEGKGVQTAVLGGAMSVVSACVLLTQGLRDVSQHPESSTKMADYRERLRNSACAVSDGCTLLSQALRERSSPRTLPPVNSHSVN, encoded by the coding sequence ATGGCTAGTAGTGGCTCAGGGAGGTCAGCTAGCGAGGGTTCCAGCAGCACACAGAGCAGCAGCTTGCAGCAGAGGAAGAAGCTCTCGTCTATCTGTGACACGTGTAAGGGCAAGATGCAGCTGGTTGCCGACCTCCTCCTGCTCTGCAGCGAGACACGGCCCGTGGTCACCGCGGATGGCGTGGCGGTGGCCGAGACCTTCGAGCAGTGCCGCGACACGGTCATCGCCCGCACGAAGGAACTCTCCATCCTCACCCACGACATCCAGTCGCAGCTCAACATGGGCCGCTTCGTCGAGGTGGGAGACCGCTTACTAGAGATGGGGGACCTGGTGGTGTCGTTGACCGAGTGTTCGGCGCACGCTGCATACCTAGCAGTGGTGGAGACCTCGGGTTCTCAGCCGTGTCTGCCAGGGCTGGTGGACCGCTACAAAGTGACACGGTGCCGCCACGAGGTGGAGCAGAGCTGTGGCATCCTCCGGGTCACGCCGCTGCCAGACCTCACGCCCCAGCTTCTACTGGAGCTATCTCAGAACATCTCCTGCAACCTCAAGACCCTGACAGATGCCTCGGGCCTGGCCAGCGAGAGGTCCAAGGACCGCTTCGCCAAAGAACAGTTCAAGCTCAGCGTCAAGAGCATTAGCACGAGCGGCACGGCCCTCTTGGCCTGTGTCCGGGAAGTCAAGACGCAGCCCAGCGAGCTGACACGCAACCGCTGCGTCCTGTTCAGCGCGGCGCTGGTCCAAGCGGTAAATGCATTGGTCGGGTTTGCTACGGAACCACAGTTTTTAGGCCGGGCGGCGAGCGTGTCACCCGAGGGGAAGGGTGTGCAGACGGCAGTTCTTGGCGGCGCCATGAGCGTGGTGTCAGCGTGCGTCCTTCTCACTCAGGGCCTCCGGGACGTCTCCCAGCATCCAGAGAGCAGCACCAAGATGGCGGACTACAGGGAGCGCTTGCGCAACTCGGCCTGCGCGGTGTCGGACGGCTGCACGCTGCTCTCACAGGCGCTAAGGGAGAGGTCTTCACCCAGGACTCTACCGCCAGTCAATTCCCATTCTGTGAATTAG